In the Sphingobacterium sp. PCS056 genome, GGTTTCGCAAAAACAATAGAACAAAATTATGAACTGCTACATCGCGTCGATGAGCTCCATTATTTTGGCCTTCCTTTACTTGGGGGAATCTCCCGAAAATCTATGATCTATAAAAAATTGGGAATAACTCCACAAGAGGCCCTAAATGGGACAACAGCCCTCCATACTTTACTCCTGAGCAAAGGCGTACAGCTGTTGCGTGTGCATGATGTTAAAGAGGCTAAACAGATCGTAGATCTATTATGTAGTTAACCTTTTTTATACATGAAAGGCTTGAATAATCAAGCCTTTTATTATTTATACAATTTAATATCAATATACTACAACACTTCCATCAGCTTTTCAAAGGCCATTCCCCGGGATGCTTTCAACAGGATAGTTGCACCGGAGATCGGATGGATGGATAGGCTCGATTTCACATCATCGGTCGTTTCAAAAAACTCAGAATCGCCATCTTTGTGTTCATAAAATGCTTTGCCGACGAAAATCAAGCGTGCTCCTACAATTGTTTTGGCAAGATCTACCACTTTTTGATGTTCAAAAGAAGATTCATCTCCAAGCTCAAACATATCACCCAAGATAATGACTTTCTGCTCAGCTTCGATGATCCCCATATTAGTCAATGCGGCCTCCATACTCGTTGCATTCGCATTATAATAATCACAGATCACGGTATTGCGGTCTGTCTTTGTTATCTGAGATCGATTATTAGTAGGTGTATATTCTGAAATGGCTTCGTTGATAAGCCCAAGAGGAACATCAAAATAATGTCCCAGTGCGATCGCTGCTAAGAAATTTTCTGTATTGTAAGAACCCGTTAATTGGGTATCTGCTTGAAAGACTTGTTCCGATTGTTGAAGATGCCATTCGATTTGCAATAATGGATTTGCCTTGATCAAACGGCCAATGATCGCATTAGACTCGGAAAAACCATAGGTTACCACCTTATTGATATGTCGTTGTGCTGCCATTTCTTTCAAAAAAGGATTATCCCCCTGCAGAAACAATGTTCCCTGACTATCTTGTAACCAATCATACAGTTCTCCTTTTGTTTTCTTCACCCCCTCAAAAGAACCAAATCCTTCCAAGTGCGCTTTACCTACATTGGAGATCAGCCCATGAGTAGGTGCTGCAATCTGGCATAAAAAATCAATTTCACCAATATGATTTGCTCCCATTTCGATGATAGCGATTTCGATTGTCTGATCAATCGCTAACAAGGTCAAGGGAACGCCTATATGGTTATTCAAATTTCCTTTGGTCGCATAGGTCTTATAGGTTTTGGATAGCACGGCATTCAACAACTCTTTAGTCGTGGTCTTACCATTGGTACCTGTGACACCAATAAAAGGAATCTCAAATTGTTGGCGATGATAATGTGCCAAAGCTTGTAAGGTTTTCAAAACATCATCAACGAGTATAAATCGATCATCTTTTTTGTATTGGACCTCATCAATGATCACGTATCGAGCACCAGAAACCAGCGCATGTTCTGCAAATTCATTTCCATTAAAATTGGCTCCTTTTAAAGCAAAAAAGAGTGAATCAGGTAAGATATGACGTGTATCAGTTGATACCGCAGGATATTGTTTGAATATGTTGTACAGTGCTTGCAGTTCCATTCTAAAAACTTTTATGTGATTGCATTTATAAGAGCAATCATAAAACAAACTTAGATAAATTTGCTTTTATACCCAATTATAATCTTACTAAAGATAGCGAGTACCTATATCCCATCCGGAAGAGCGCCATAACAGATTATAGGTTTTTATGGAGAAAGGTGATGATTTTATCGATCATGGGCTGAAACCAAGGATTAAAAAACCAAAAGGTATGCGGAGAGTCTTCAAATGCAAAAACCTCTGTATAGATCCCTAAATCATGCATCTTACGTATCATATCATCTCTCCCTGCGTGAAAACGGGGTATGGAGCTATTCAAAAATAATGTCTTTGCCGTGGAGATATTGACTTGATACAAAGGTGAGGCTTTTTCCCATTGTGCAGGCTCCTGATCATATGTTCCTCCTAGCCAAAATGAAGCCATCTCCCCTTCTTCAGATTCTGGATGATTAAAAGCTACAATCCCGTCAATATTGACAACGGCCTGAACATATGCTTTTTTATTTGCATCACTATTTGTACCCAATAAACTTGCTAACTGACCTCCCGAAGAGGTACCGATTACCGCAATTCGAGCCGTATCGATCGGCAATTGCTTCTGACTTTTGGCCCATAAGACCGCATCTATTAAATCTGTATATGCTGCGGGAAATTTAGCTTCTAACGAAAGCCTATATTCCACACTCAGAACTACAAATTGATGTGCTAAGGCATTTGCCATCGTTGCCATCATCTCTTTATTGCCAGAGCGCCATCCCCCTCCATGTACTAAAATGAGACAAGGATAACGGGTGTCAAAATTTTGAGGGAGGTAGGCATCTAAGGATAATATCCTATCATCTGTTTTTTTATATGGGATTTGACGGATGGTCAAAACTGTACTGTCTACTTTTTCTGCCAAAGTAATATAAGGTCTTTTCTTACTTTCTTTAGCAAAGGTACCTTGTAAAGTAAAAGAGCTGTCAACTTTCAAGATCTCCTGTGCATGGAGCAAGAAACACAAACTATTAAGAATAAGAAGTAAAATACGAACCTTCATGATTTTGAAATTTTTATTGCTTATCCGTTTCAACGGTAAAAAAGCGGATTAAAGACATCATTCTATGGATCAATTCAATTGCTATTTTCTGTTGGTTTCCAATCTGTAAATATCGATGAAAGACTGGGTTGCTTATAGTTATTATTTAGGATTTGCTTAGACCAAGGAACACGTTTGGACAACTGTTTAAACCCCTCTCCTCTGCAGTTAATTTCTAAAAAAACCGCTGTTTTATATTTATCCGGAAACATGGTATCTCCATTCCATGGATCCCAACCTTCAGCGGCTATATGTGAGCCCAAGTTGCAGGCATAAAACATAGCTTTAGCATTAGAGCGCCATGGTCTACCCAAATAAACCTGATTTACCTGCTCATTTTTTGCGCGCAGATCACAATTTAAAAATACAAATCCATAAGGGTGACCATATGAGTTTGAAGGTGCCGTAATATAAGAGTTCTTTAAACTTTCAATCGTACATTTAGAAAAAACAGCTGTTGCTGCTCCAAATATAAAATCTGTACTTCCTGAAATAAAACATTGGTAGATGAAATTTCTTGATCCTGCTCGCGCCAAATAAAAAGTATCTTGCCACCCCAGGATCTTACAATTACGAACGATCGTACGATCAGCATCAATATGCAGCGCCACAGCCTGCCCCTTTTCTCCAGCAGTATTCTGTATCGTCAGATTTTCAATGACACAGTCATTGCCTGCTACAAGAACCGTGTAGGAGGTATAAGTATTAAAAGGAGTTAGAAACTCATTTTGTACATTTCTTTTACCTGAATAATCGTCATTTGTAATGATGGTCGAATCTCTATCTTCCCCTACTATATGTATAAAATGTTTCCATGAGGGTATATTCAGCTTTTCATGATAAATCCCTTTGTGTACGAATATCGTAACTGGAGACTCGTAAAAATCCCGCACCGCATGGACCGCTTCTTGAATTGTTGGATATCCCTCTCCGTGCTGCCCTACGATGAGCATTTTCTTCTGTTGGGCACAACAAAAGATTACTAAAAAAAAGCAAAAGATACTGATAAGAAGTCTTTTCATATTTATCCAACATCACATAAAAAAAGTAAGCCTATACCTATGTCAAAGGAAGCACTGGTTACAACAAGTTTACTGCTAATCGGACGCAATCACAAATCCTGATTATGCAATCGTTCCCGAAAACGTTTGCATATTTTATGATAGGTGAAATCTCTTGATTCGTCTTTTTATTCCTTATTTTAGAGATATACCAATACCAGTAACCCGATCTCATGATGTCAAAACGTATCATTTTTATTTTACTGATTATATTGCAATTGATACCTGTGTCCTATGCTCAAGAATATGATTACATCGTATCCAAAGAAGGGAATGGCGATTTTAGTACAGTGCAAGAAGCAATAAATGCCACACCTGACTTTAGAAAAAAAGCTACCCGCATATTAATAAAAAAGGGCATCTATAAAGAAAAGATCATTATTGCGGGCTCGAAGCAACTTATTCAACTGATTGGCGAACCAAACCAACAAGTTGTCCTTAGCTATGATGATTTCGCTCAGAAGAAAAACAGCTTTGGCGAAGAGATCGGTACTTCAGGCTCATCAAGCATATTGATCTACGGTGATGGTTTCTATGCTCAAAATATCACCTTTGAAAACTCTTCTGGACCCGTAGGTCAAGCGGTAGCCGCATGGATAGCTGCCGATAAAGCTATTTTTCAAAATTGCATTTTCTTGGGTTTCCAAGATACGCTGTATACTTATGGCAAGGGTGCTCGACAGTTGTATGTAAACTGTCATATCGAAGGCACAGTCGACTTTATCTTTGGCTCGTCTACGGTATGGTTTGAAAAATGCATTTTAAAATGCAAGAATAGTGGTTATATCACAGCAGCATCAACACCGATAGACGTCAAAAACGGATATCTTTTCAATCAATGTCTGATCATCGGTGACCGATCTACAGGAAAATTCTATTTAGGAAGGCCGTGGCGCCCCCATGCTAAAGTTATTTTTCAACACACGACATTGCCAGACTTTATTGATGAAGGCGGGTGGGACAACTGGCGCAATATTGAAAATGAAAAAACAGCATACTTTGCCGAATATGGAAATAAGGGACCTGGTAGCCACGTGGAGAAACGCGTGCACTGGAGTCACCAGTTAACACATTCCGAAGCGGAAAAATATCAGATCAATACTTATTTTGATGACTGGGATCCCAGCGATATCATCAAAAACCCATGATTTACCGGTAACGATTGCATAGATTTCACTTCGATTTCATCGACAAAGATCGTACACTTGTGTTACATACAACCCAATTATAAACTTTAAGACTTCCTAATTATGAGGACTTCCCGTAATTATTTCAGTAGCATCAAAAAAGGTATCCTAGCAGTTATAGTACTGTCTGGTTCTTCTGTCTTTGCTCAAGCACCTCAACCTCCGGTTGTTCAAACAGTATCATTCCGCTCCGACACGATCAATATCGTCAATCACGGGGCAAAAGGAGATGGCCATTTTTTAAATACAACTGCTATTAATAAGGCGATTGAACAGAGTAGTCTTCAAGGTGGTGGTGTTGTGCTAGTTCCATCAGGACTTTGGCTGACAGGTCCTATTATCTTAAAAAGTAATGTCAATCTTCATTTAAAAAGAGATGCAATCCTATTCTTTACGGATGATTTTGATCAATATAAATTGATAGCAGCAAATTGGGAAGGACAACCTGCTTGGCGCAATCAGAGTCCAATCTCCGGAACTGATCTAACTAATATTGCGATTACGGGTTCGGGCGTTATCGATGGCAATGGTGATGCATGGAGAATGGTCAAGAAAAGTAAACTCACAGATTCGCAATGGAAAAATCTTGTTAATTCGGGCGGCGTTGTAGACAAATCAAATCAGATCTGGTATCCTTCTGAAAAATCATTGGCCGGATCTAAAGATAAAAAAGCGGGTGTCATGACTGCTGGGACATCTTCCTCCGATTATGAACATATAAAAGATTTTCTACGTCCCAATCTATTGGTGTTGACCAATTGCAAAAAAGTGCTCCTAGAGGGTGTCACCATACAAAATTCTCCAGCATGGAATCTGCACCCCTTGTTGTGCGAAGACTTGACATTGCGCCGTCTATTGGTCCGCAATCCATGGTATGGACAGAATGGAGATGGTGTTGATATTGAGTCATGTAAAAATGTACTGATCGAAGATTGCACTTTTGATGTAGGCGATGATGGTATCTGTATCAAATCGGGACGTGACAAATCGGGAAGGGAACGAGGAAAACCTACGGAAAATGTATTAATCCGCAACAATGTGGTTTACCATGCCCACGGTGGATTTGTGATCGGCAGTGAGATGAGTGGCGGTGCCAAAAACATCTGGGTTCAAGACTGCAGTTTTATTGGAACGGATATCGGCTTAAGATTTAAAACAAAAAGAGGAAGAGGGGGTACCGTTGAAAATATTTTTATCGAGAACATCAATATGATCGATATACCTGGAGAGGCTATTCTATTTGACATGTACTATGAAGCCGTTGATCCTGTTCCTATGGCTGGAGAGAGGCGAGAAAAAGTTAAAGCTGAAAAAATCCCTGTCACTGAGGAAACTCCTCAATTCAAAAATTTTCATATTAAAAATGTATTTGTCAACGGGGCTGAAAAAGGAATATTTTTCAGAGGTCTACCTGAAATGAATATCCAAGATATAACCATCGAAAAGGTAACGATACAGGCAAAAAAGGGTATTGATATCATCGAAGCGTCTAACATAAAACTCAAGGATATCACCATTTTTTCAAAAGAGACTACACCGGTAGTACATATTGAAAATGCACAAAATATTGTTTTTGAAAACTTAAAATATCAGGATGATGCTACCCTGCTGTTTGATCTGTATGGAGAAAATTCAAAAAATATCCAAGTCATCAAAACAGATGTAAACAAGGCTAAAACAATAAGCAAGATAGCATCTGGATTATCAAAATCTGTACTGAAAATCAAAAAATAACCTGTGATGAAACAAATAGTTGCTCTTATATTACTTGTCTGTAGTCTATATACACATGGTTTTGGTCAGATACCTTTATCTGAAAAAATGACGCAAACTGCCATTGATAAACTATTTAAGGATAGTGTTTTTGTGAATAACACCAAAGGACCAAAATGGACTTACGATATGGG is a window encoding:
- a CDS encoding UDP-N-acetylmuramoyl-tripeptide--D-alanyl-D-alanine ligase, which gives rise to MELQALYNIFKQYPAVSTDTRHILPDSLFFALKGANFNGNEFAEHALVSGARYVIIDEVQYKKDDRFILVDDVLKTLQALAHYHRQQFEIPFIGVTGTNGKTTTKELLNAVLSKTYKTYATKGNLNNHIGVPLTLLAIDQTIEIAIIEMGANHIGEIDFLCQIAAPTHGLISNVGKAHLEGFGSFEGVKKTKGELYDWLQDSQGTLFLQGDNPFLKEMAAQRHINKVVTYGFSESNAIIGRLIKANPLLQIEWHLQQSEQVFQADTQLTGSYNTENFLAAIALGHYFDVPLGLINEAISEYTPTNNRSQITKTDRNTVICDYYNANATSMEAALTNMGIIEAEQKVIILGDMFELGDESSFEHQKVVDLAKTIVGARLIFVGKAFYEHKDGDSEFFETTDDVKSSLSIHPISGATILLKASRGMAFEKLMEVL
- a CDS encoding alpha/beta hydrolase, which gives rise to MKVRILLLILNSLCFLLHAQEILKVDSSFTLQGTFAKESKKRPYITLAEKVDSTVLTIRQIPYKKTDDRILSLDAYLPQNFDTRYPCLILVHGGGWRSGNKEMMATMANALAHQFVVLSVEYRLSLEAKFPAAYTDLIDAVLWAKSQKQLPIDTARIAVIGTSSGGQLASLLGTNSDANKKAYVQAVVNIDGIVAFNHPESEEGEMASFWLGGTYDQEPAQWEKASPLYQVNISTAKTLFLNSSIPRFHAGRDDMIRKMHDLGIYTEVFAFEDSPHTFWFFNPWFQPMIDKIITFLHKNL
- a CDS encoding pectinesterase family protein, coding for MKRLLISIFCFFLVIFCCAQQKKMLIVGQHGEGYPTIQEAVHAVRDFYESPVTIFVHKGIYHEKLNIPSWKHFIHIVGEDRDSTIITNDDYSGKRNVQNEFLTPFNTYTSYTVLVAGNDCVIENLTIQNTAGEKGQAVALHIDADRTIVRNCKILGWQDTFYLARAGSRNFIYQCFISGSTDFIFGAATAVFSKCTIESLKNSYITAPSNSYGHPYGFVFLNCDLRAKNEQVNQVYLGRPWRSNAKAMFYACNLGSHIAAEGWDPWNGDTMFPDKYKTAVFLEINCRGEGFKQLSKRVPWSKQILNNNYKQPSLSSIFTDWKPTENSN
- a CDS encoding pectinesterase family protein, whose amino-acid sequence is MMSKRIIFILLIILQLIPVSYAQEYDYIVSKEGNGDFSTVQEAINATPDFRKKATRILIKKGIYKEKIIIAGSKQLIQLIGEPNQQVVLSYDDFAQKKNSFGEEIGTSGSSSILIYGDGFYAQNITFENSSGPVGQAVAAWIAADKAIFQNCIFLGFQDTLYTYGKGARQLYVNCHIEGTVDFIFGSSTVWFEKCILKCKNSGYITAASTPIDVKNGYLFNQCLIIGDRSTGKFYLGRPWRPHAKVIFQHTTLPDFIDEGGWDNWRNIENEKTAYFAEYGNKGPGSHVEKRVHWSHQLTHSEAEKYQINTYFDDWDPSDIIKNP
- a CDS encoding glycoside hydrolase family 28 protein, with the translated sequence MRTSRNYFSSIKKGILAVIVLSGSSVFAQAPQPPVVQTVSFRSDTINIVNHGAKGDGHFLNTTAINKAIEQSSLQGGGVVLVPSGLWLTGPIILKSNVNLHLKRDAILFFTDDFDQYKLIAANWEGQPAWRNQSPISGTDLTNIAITGSGVIDGNGDAWRMVKKSKLTDSQWKNLVNSGGVVDKSNQIWYPSEKSLAGSKDKKAGVMTAGTSSSDYEHIKDFLRPNLLVLTNCKKVLLEGVTIQNSPAWNLHPLLCEDLTLRRLLVRNPWYGQNGDGVDIESCKNVLIEDCTFDVGDDGICIKSGRDKSGRERGKPTENVLIRNNVVYHAHGGFVIGSEMSGGAKNIWVQDCSFIGTDIGLRFKTKRGRGGTVENIFIENINMIDIPGEAILFDMYYEAVDPVPMAGERREKVKAEKIPVTEETPQFKNFHIKNVFVNGAEKGIFFRGLPEMNIQDITIEKVTIQAKKGIDIIEASNIKLKDITIFSKETTPVVHIENAQNIVFENLKYQDDATLLFDLYGENSKNIQVIKTDVNKAKTISKIASGLSKSVLKIKK